Proteins encoded within one genomic window of Gadus macrocephalus chromosome 18, ASM3116895v1:
- the dcakd gene encoding dephospho-CoA kinase domain-containing protein — MFLVGLTGGISSGKSTVSAMLRELGCPIIDADLVARRVVERDSAAYRRIVRHFGPEVLLESGEIDREKLGHIIFADAEKRKLLDSITHPEIHRAMLKQIVFYFLRGYRYVVLDVPLLFETRRLTQFLHHTVVVYCDPATQLSRLMQRNGLDQEQAEQRVAAQMPLNEKRGLAKHVIENSGGREDTHRQVLRLHTKLEDSMEFLPVRVVAMATAAGLGGALLYAAKLLAS; from the exons ATGTTCCTGGTGGGCCTCACGGGGGGCATCTCCTCGGGGAAAAGCACCGTCTCCGCTATGCTCCGGGAGCTGGGCTGCCCCATCATAGACGCTGACCTGGTGGCCAGGAGAG TGGTGGAGCGCGACAGCGCCGCCTACCGTCGCATCGTCCGCCACTTTGGACCCGAGGTGCTGCTGGAGAGCGGCGAGATCGACCGGGAGAAGCTCGGCCACATCATCTTCGCCGACGCCGAGAAGAGGAAGCTGCTCGACTCCATCACCCACCCGGAGATCCACAGAGCCATGCTCAAGCAGATCGTCTTCTACTTCCTGAGAG gcTACCGCTACGTGGTTCTGGACGTCCCCCTGCTCTTTGAGACCCGTCGGCTCACGCAGTTCCTCCACCACACCGTGGTGGTCTACTG CGACCCGGCCACCCAGCTGTCCCGCCTCATGCAGCGCAACGGGCTCGACCAGGAGCAGGCGGAGCAGCGCGTGGCCGCCCAGATGCCCCTGAACGAGAAGCGCGGGCTGGCCAAGCACGTGATCGAGAACTCGGGCGGTCGCGAGGACACCCACCGCCAGGTGCTGCGGCTGCACACCAAGCTGGAGGACTCCATGGAGTTCCTGCCGGTCCGCGTGGTCGCCATGGCGACCGCCGCGGGCCTCGGCGGGGCGCTGCTGTACGCCGCCAAGCTGCTGGCGTCGTAg
- the pus3 gene encoding tRNA pseudouridine(38/39) synthase: protein MSDELLQRVKYLEEEVERLKNQLRMNNGCREEDDVNKKTTPETLDGQTESKPGVTISSKKTKKHSKQRPFDFSFHPRRHVALRIAYLGWEYQGFAVQENTDKTVEARLFEALLKTRLIQDRQTSNYQRCGRTDKGVSAFSQVITIDLRSSLFSPGLGVTLPDKTPSGTYPKTGTPAKNSAPAGSELDYLKMLNRVLPQDIRVLDWAPAADGFSARFDCQSRTYRYYFPRGPLDVELMAEAAQRFVGTHDFRNVCKMDVGNGVLQFQRTILAATIRPFEENASGHPEDPQAPRDPNDPYELFIFEIKGLAFLYHQVRCMMALLLLIGQKLESPEIINQLLDVGSNPRKPQYSMAVDFPLVLYGCDFPGLAWRGGGAELHCASAALQQQWARSAVETHVYRGMLRGLEAMGAESSKSCWLVEGSRMKNYKPLLERPCCESLEARIDHFVKRGRLERDDGENGGETVHRGKRSKHFHDSAQPSTTKL, encoded by the exons ATGTCGGACGAGCTGCTCCAGAGAGTTAAatatctggaggaggaggtcgagAGGTTGAAGAATCAGCTCAGAATGAATAATGGGTGCAGAGAAGAAGATGACGTGAATAAGAAGACCACACCAGAAACGCTCGACGGTCAGACCGAGTCAAAACCCGGTGTGACCATCAGCAGTAAAAAGACCAAAAAACACAGTAAACAGCGTCCGTTTGACTTCTCCTTCCATCCTCGGCGTCATGTGGCACTGAGGATCGCCTACCTCGGTTGGGAGTACCAGGGCTTTGCCGTCCAGGAGAATACTGACAAAACGGTGGAGGCCAGGCTGTTCGAGGCGCTGCTGAAGACACGTCTGATCCAGGACCGCCAGACATCCAACTACCAACGCTGTGGTCGCACCGACAAGGGCGTCAGCGCCTTCTCCCAG GTGATCACCATAGACCTGCGCTCCTCCCTGTTCAGCCCTGGGTTGGGCGTCACGCTCCCGGACAAGACGCCCAGCGGGACCTACCCCAAGACCGGGACCCCCGCCAAGAACAGCGCCCCCGCCGGGTCGGAGCTTGATTACCTGAAGATGCTGAACCGTGTTCTGCCGCAGGACATACGGGTGCTGGACTGGGCGCCGGCGGCCGACGGATTCAGCGCACGCTTTGACTGCCAGTCGCGCACATACCGCTACTACTTCCCTCGCGGCCCGCTGGATGTTGAGCTGATGGCGGAAGCGGCACAGAG GTTTGTGGGGACACACGACTTCCGGAACGTGTGCAAGATGGACGTGGGAAATGGCGTGCTGCAGTTTCAGAGGACCATCCTCGCCGCAACCATCAGGCCTTTCGAAGAGAACGCCAGCGGCCACCCTGAAGACCCCCAGGCCCCCCGTGACCCCAATGACCCCTATGAACTCTTCATATTCGAGATCAAAGGACTGGCGTTCCTCTATCACCAG GTGCGCTGCATGATGGCTCTTCTgctcctgattggtcagaaactGGAGAGCCCAGAGATCATCAACCAGCTGTTGGACGTTGGCAGTAACCCGCGGAAACCCCAATACAG CATGGCGGTGGACTTCCCCCTGGTGCTGTACGGCTGTGACTTCCCGGGCCTGGCCTGGCGGGGCGGCGGCGCCGAGCTGCACTGTGCCAGCGCCGCGCTGCAGCAGCAGTGGGCCCGCAGCGCCGTGGAGACGCACGTGTACCGCGGGATGCTCCGCGGCCTGGAGGCCATGG GCGCGGAGTCGTCTAAGAGCTGCTGGCTGGTGGAAGGTTCCAGAATGAAGAACTACAAGCCGCTGCTGGAGCGGCCGTGCTGTGAGAGCCTGGAGGCCAGGATCGACCACTTTGTGAAGAGAGGTCGTCTGGAGCGTGATGACGGGGAGAACGGAGGAGAAACGGTCCACAGGGGCAAGAGATCCAAACATTTCCATGATTCAGCACAACCTTCCACGACGAAACTATGA